The Venturia canescens isolate UGA chromosome 7, ASM1945775v1, whole genome shotgun sequence genome segment ggtgaaacagAGGTTTTTTATAAACGGGGAGTATTTTTTGGTAGATTTCCTTTTGGAATTCGGCGAAAATATTCTAGAAAACGAGCAATTTCAAAAGTGTCAGGCAGGTTTGTTTAAACTTGATTTTCAAGGGGATAAACCGAAGCTTGGAACGTTTTAAatcatcatatttttattgtcaaaTCCTCTGAAATTCGGCTTTCAAGATGAGTGATTGCATGATTGTTTTTTGTCAGTAGTGCAATAAAAGTAGATCTCAGACTATTAGCGTTACCCGGAGTTTACCACGTGGAGGTTGAAcgcattaaaaattttcaatttttgaaaatggaaacaggcaacataaatatttcaataatacGCTAACTTCGCGactcttattttttctcctcagcCGAGTTATGATTGCGATCTCATTTTCCCCCTCGGCCGAGTTATGATTATCATTGTACTTGATAAAGTTTCGTTCGAGCGTAATAGCTGTATGGTCGAAATTAGTGACCACAACTTCAACTTTAAAACTCCTCTTCCCCACTTTTTCAAAGGCTGAATTTCGACTTTTATTACactagaaaaaagttaattttCGATTAAATATAGACGCAAAACTTGGGACCACAGACTTTCAGATTACCGAATCGATTTGAAGGAAATGTTTCGAAATCTGTCCATTGGACTCTACACCAAAGTTGCATGAATACTTAGACGCGAATCTTTCCTCAAAACCTCTAGAACtgaatctttgaaaaaattcaaaatatttctgtGAATGATGGAATGTTTCACCTGATCGATGTAATTGTCTAGAGCTAATAAATTACGGTGAAGAATTTCGAAGTGTCCGCACGTGTGAAACAGCGCTGTTGCGACGAGTGTGTCCATCGCAAGGATCAGAAGACCGCAGAAACTTGTGGCCAACATTTGGGACACGTAAGTCATCTAAAAACGGTAAAGACTTTCTCACgtgtaattttcaatttgccAAAGTTTTGTTCAACACAAGAGCAGCCACATCTGTTTCATTCCAAAATACAAAATACTGTAGAATACTTAAAAATTTACCTCGTAAAATGGTGacttgtaaaaaaatgttggatagGCTGCTGGAAATGGGAAACTTGTTTCTGCGTCGTCGAGACTTTCTCCGTAATTGCCTCGGATTTTTTGGATCACGAAGCCCAAcggtcgaaatgaaaaaaatatgaacaatGCGTTCACTATTAGAAACGAGTAACCTCGAGTCACATTTCTCCCCGATCTAAAATCAAATTTGTTCGTTTTGCTTCAATTtacattaatgaatttaatgtTTTCTCACAATATTCGAAACTCATTTGATGATTTATCGTATGACGAATTTCGATCGTACTTCGCGTGCTCGAGCATACAGTCGTTCGTGTCGATGGATCTGGCAATCTGCCAATAATCAGTCAATAAAAACGTGATTAATTTTGTTGTCTCGTTGTTGCTGAGCCATACGAATGACTTTAATATCGCGAGCAACAGCGTCACCGACACTGAGCTGCAAAATTGATAAATCAATCATCACACTGATTTCATCACCATTTTCTACGAGCAGTAATGATCAAAAAATCAACGTAGCTGGAAAGACGTGtcgacgtttttattttttttttttttcagtgatttCTTCGGTGAAGGAGAAAAATTTGGCAACTTTTCTGTCTTTGAGCGAAAGACAAAAGCTTTGTAAACGACTCGCGACTCAATGGAGCTCAAGCGAGTGGGAAAGTggcagtttttgaaaaataaacaaattcgaAAGACACAATCTTACCTGGTTTCCAAAATCACGGAAAGatcgtttcttttcaaatagagTTGAAACATTTGGGGCACGACGATTAGAAAAATCAACAACAAACAAGCAAAATAGCGGAGTAAATTGATTGGATAAAGTCCaacgattttcaaaatgtttctgTTAAAAAAGACGTATTCGTCAATGCTCATGATTAAAAGTATATTTTGATCGAgtattcacgaaaaaaagccGTTAACGGTAATGCTCAAAACGATTTTGCACTgagaaattcgaattttttaaaatagccTAAAAGTGATAAGAAGCGAAGACTTTTATTATGAATTTCGATGATGACCCGAATCACTGTAACGATAAAGAACCGCGCACTGAAAATGAGCTAGCGGTACGTTAAAGTTGAGTGCCGTGAAGGGGCGAATGGTTGGTGGTAAGCGACTGTCGAGAA includes the following:
- the LOC122413368 gene encoding odorant receptor 13a-like is translated as MSIDEYVFFNRNILKIVGLYPINLLRYFACLLLIFLIVVPQMFQLYLKRNDLSVILETSSVSVTLLLAILKSFVWLSNNETTKLITFLLTDYWQIARSIDTNDCMLEHAKSGRNVTRGYSFLIVNALFIFFSFRPLGFVIQKIRGNYGESLDDAETSFPFPAAYPTFFYKSPFYEMTYVSQMLATSFCGLLILAMDTLVATALFHTCGHFEILHRNLLALDNYIDQPEYVEKNETDEITKCSGELSWTVEKRLNRIVSHHQVIIRFSDSVEKAFNLILFLQVFASSLLICLVGFQLSTTTANAYKLAEYFSYLLMAMFQMLLFCWPGDKIIYHSSTIGNAAFSVKWYDSSSYIKMGIFFIILRSQKPNCLTAGKFYKMCMTSFATILNTSLSYFMLLRSINVN